The nucleotide sequence ACGCATCCCCGCGAGCCAGGCTTGGGTATAGACTTCCGGGAAGGTCGCCAGGATTTTCGTCGCAATCGCGATGGCTTCTTCTTCTGACGGCGAAAACAGGGTCAACAGGGCCTCGGCGAGTCGGGTCAGATTCCACTGGGCAATGGCGGGCTGGTTGACATACGCGTAGCGGCCCGACTGATCGATCGAACTGAAGACCGTTTCCGGCTTATACGTATTCATAAAGGCACACGGACCGTAATCGATCGTCTCGCCGCAGATCGACATGTTGTCGGTGTTCATCACGCCGTGCACAAACCCCACCAGTTGCCAGCGTGCCATCAACCGGGCCTGTCGATGGAGCACTTCACGGAAGAAGTCCTGATAGATCTCAGGTGACTCGTTCAGTTCGGGGTAGTGACGCTGAATCGTATAGTCGGCAAGTTGCTTGACCGGCAACTCGTCCTGTCTCGCGGCGGCGTACTGAAACGTACCGACGCGGATATGACTGGCGGCAATGCGCGTCAGGACCGCTCCCTGCAGTCGCGTCTCCCGAAAGACATGTTCGCCCGTAGTGACGACCGCCAGACTGCGCGTCGTCGGGATCCCCAGCGCGGCCATCGCCTCGCTGATGATGTACTCCCGCAGCATGGGGCCGAGAGCGGCACGACCGTCGCCGCGGCGTGAGAAGGCCGTCGGCCCCGATCCCTTAAACTGGATGTCAACGAGCTGACCTGACGGTGTACGGTGTTCTCCCAACAGGATCGCGCGGCCGTCTCCCAGCATGGTGAAATGAGCGTACTGATGACCGGCATAGGCCTGGGCCAGCGGCTGAGCACCCGTCGGGATGACCTGACCTGAAAAGAGGGCTGCGAGGGTTTCTGGCTTTGCATTCGCCAGATTCAGGCCAAGTTCGGCAGCCAGCTTCTGATTGACGATGGCCACACGGGGAGCCGCAACCTTCACCGGTCGGGATGAGACATGGAACAGCTCGGGCAGTTGTCCATAGGTGTTGTCAAACTGCCACCCGAGCGAATCGAGTTCGGTTTCGATCTCACGTTCGTCTGTCATATCGTTCCTTCTCTCGTGTCGCCTTGAAGAGACGAATGTCCCGGCTGCAAAGCTCGTTCACCTGCCAGCCCCATGCCGATGATCAAGGTGTCCCGGATCATCGGCGATCGGACGGTTGTCCGCCAGAGAGTCACCCACGGGGGCAACGCGTTGGTGTGCGAATGATGTTCCTCGCACAGGGATTGTCTGCCCTCCGAGAGGTTTTCATTGATTCTCTGAGGACAAACCTCATCAGAGGCATCCCGAGGTGATGGGGGGCGCGGCCCGGGGATGCCCTCGTGGCGAACGTCACGAGATGAGCATGTTCCCTTGGACCTCCGCGGCTCCCTCAGCCACGTCAAGCAGGCGATCGACTGCACCACTCAGGATGTTGCCCGCCACCAGGTTGGATCCTTTTCCTTTGACTCGAATCGCCTGCGACATCGAAGGCTGCTGACGTCGATCGGCGATCGTGTTATTCGAGACGCGGCATCGGGTGCAGTCTTCCAGTTCCACACCCCGGTGCAGGGGATCCAGAATCTGACAATCCGAGACCGAACTGTCTGAGCAGCGGACGAACGTGATCGCGGCTCCCGAGTCCTTCGAACCGGCGCACAAACGCTGAGTTGTCAGACTGCTGACCACGATATTGTCGGAATCTTCAAACCGAATCCCGTCCTTACGGGGCTCATTGTCCAGACCACGCCACGAAAAGGCATTGCCAGTCACAACGATGCCCGAACAGGCCTGACCATAAACGGAAAGATCGGCCGAATCGTAGATCGTGTTCCCCGTGACCGTAACGCGCGACACGTTCAGCAGTTCTACGGCGCGCCACTGACTTCCCAGCACATTTCCGGTGATATTAATCAGATGTGCGGTATCGGCTTTTTGAGCTGGAGGAGTGTCGGCGGGCTGAGGTCGCTGCACGGCCGCACCCAGAACGCGGATGTTCGCTCCTCGATCCTGCAGGGTTGCTTGAATCGTGTTGCCGCTGATGGTGACTTCGCTGATGATCCCGTCTGTGGCGTCGAACAGGATCTCCGAACCCCCCGGATGCTGATCCAGAACGTCAGCCGGAATCTTGTCGCCTCCGGCCGTCAGATTGTTGTACTCGATGTCATTTCCCACGATTTGCAGATTGTGGACGTCGCCCCCCAGCGACTTGATCCCTGCGACTTTGTTCCAACTGATGTGGCACCCGTGGACGATGATCTGGTGCAGATTACAGCGATCGAGAAACAATCCAATCTCGTGATTGTCGTAAAGGTTGGAATCGGCCAGCAGAAAATCGCGATTGCGTTCGACGAGATGGACGGCGATCCGGCATTGGCGGATCAGTACCTGAGAGACGACGCACTTCATGGTCTTGCGGAGTTCAATGCCGACGGACTCGGGGTGCTCACCGACAATTTCGACGCCGTTAATCGTCGGAAATCGCTCTTTCTCCCAGGTGTGCGGCTGGACCGTCCGGGGCGAGGCCGTTCCTTGATGATCACCGATCACGCGAATGGCGGGGCCGGGGCCTGCCATGACAATCTTCGACGTTCCTCCTTCACCTCGAACGCCTCCGAATCCCCGCTTCGTCAGATCAAGGATCAGTGGCCGGGTGATCCGGTATGTCCCCCGGTTTAACCTCAGCACGCCGTCACCGGCATCCAGCGTGTGCTGCAGCGCTGACGTGTCATCAGCAACACCATCCCCAATCGCCCCAAAACCGAGAACGTTCGACATTCGAGCAGCCCCCTTGAACTCATTGACTACGCATCAAGTTGTTGACAACAAATGGAAAACGCGTTCCCACGGACGTCAGACACTCTACGGTGTTTCGCCGGACAATCGAATCGAACCGCGGGAGATGGTCCAAATCATTTTCCCGAAAAGCAGTCCTGACGGCCCCGCAGCAGAAAAGCCGAATCGCCATCTCTCAGGCCGCTTTTCCAACGCCCGGACCAACGTCACTCCCGACCACAGCGATGGGAATGACCGCCCGAATCGTGCCATGCGTCCGATGGGAAAAGTGCAGGTAGTCGGGGAGGTTTCTGATGTCACCCAGTTGCACCCTGTTTGATCATCACGACGCAAACGGATATCGTTCTGGGCGATGAGCTGTACATCGACGCTGGGTGCAGGACTCGGGGCGTCATGTCTTAAACTGAGAACCTTGGGTTGTCTCCGGGCACGAACCGCCGGACTGTTGAGTAACCAAACCATGCACATCGCTGTACGACGTATCGTTGTGATTCTCTGCTTCGTCGCGGTGGGAACAATCTTCGCCTGGCGCTGGTGGAACGAACAGGTGGCTGCATCCCAGATGGTGGGCATTGCTTCCGCGAATGGACGGCTGGAAGCAGTTCAGGTCAACGTCTCTGCCAAAGAACCGGGGCGGATTGTTGAGGTCCTGGTGAACGAGGGGGATCTGGTTCAGCCTGGTCAGGTGATGGCCCGCATCGACATTGAGACATTGAGCGCGGACCTCAGCAAAGCAAAGGCTGATCTGGCCGAGGCCGAATCGAACGCGACCGTCGCTAAGTCGACGATCGAGAAGCGTGAGAGCGAATACAAACTGGCAGACCTCAACTATGCCCGGCAGAAGGATCTGTTCGAAAAGAAAATCTCGACGAAGCAGGACTTCGACGAGGCGGAAAGCGACGTTAAAGCCAAACGAGCCGCTCTCGAGGAAGAACGTGCCAAGCTCGAGACGATCGCTTTTTCGGTGAAAAGTGCGACGGCGGTAGTGCAGGGGATTCAGACCCGGGTCGATGATTCCACGCTCACTTCCCCCGTACTGGGACGCGTCCTCTACAAACTGGCTCAACCGGGAGAAGTCCTTCCTTCAGGGGGGAAGGTACTGACGCTGCTGGATCTGTCGGATATCTACATGGAAGTCTTCCTACCCTCGCAGGAAGTGGCTCGCATCCGGATCGGTGCCGATGCGAAGATTACCCTGGACGCCCTGCCTGGCTATTCCGCCTCGGCACGCGTGAGCTTCGTCTCCCCGGAAGCGCAGTTCACGCCGAAACAGGTCGAGACCAAAAGTGAGCGGGATAAGCTGATGTTTCGCGTCAAGATTCAGGTTCCGCACGAAAAAGTGCTGCCCTACATCGATCGGATCAAGACGGGGGTTCGCGGCGTGGGCTACGTCAAACTGGATGACGACGTCGAGTGGCCCCCCTCGCTGCAGAAGCCATTTCCTCCGCCACGTACTGCCAAGCCTGCCGAATGAACAGGACGGAGTACCGAATCTGCCCTTGGGTAATTGTGCTGCTTAATGTGGCGGAGGATGCGAGTCCGTGAGTATTCCCAAAGTGCCACCTGTCGAATCAGGCCTTGCGACCAGTGCCGCGGTGCCCGTTGTTTCCGTTCGGAATTTGACCCATCGTTACGGGCGTACCGTCGCGCTCGATGGTCTCAATCTGGACATTCCGGCAGGTCAGATGATTGGACTGATCGGGCCTGACGGCGTCGGCAAGTCGACCCTGATGGGACTTGTCGCTGGGGCAAAGAAGCTTCAGTCAGGCGACGTCACCGTTCTTAACGGTGATATGCGGGACGCCGGCCACCGGGACAACGTCTGCCCGAAAATTGCCTATATGCCTCAAGGCTTGGGGAAAAATCTGTATCTCGAACTCAGCGTTTTCGAGAACATTGACTTTTTCGCCCGACTGTTTGGAGTTCCGAATTCGGAACGAAAACACCGCATTGACGCGCTGCTCAAGGCAACCGGGCTGGCACCGTTCCCAGATCGACCAGCGGGCCAGTTGTCGGGAGGGATGAAGCAGAAAGTCGGTCTGTGCGGCGCGCTCATCCATGATCCTGATCTGCTCATTCTGGATGAACCGACCACGGGGGTGGATCCCCTCTCGCGACAACAGTTCTGGAAGCTGATCGATGAAATCCGGGGTAAAAGTCCGCAGATGAGTGTTCTGGTCTCGACCGCCTACATGGACGAAGCCCAGCGGTTTGACTGGATCGTAGCGATGGACGCGGGGAAGGTGCTGGATACGGGAACTCCTCAAGAGATCATGGACCGCACGCGGACGAGCAACCTCGAAGCGGCCTTCGTGGCGCTGCTACCCGAAGAAAAACGGGGGGACCGGCAGGAACTGGTGATTCCGCCGCATGTTCCGACCGGGGGCGAACCGGCAATCTTCGCACGGCATTTGACGCGCCGCTTCGGGAAGTTTGTCGCGGTGAACGATGTCAGCTTTTCGATTGATAAAGGGGAGATTTTTGGCTTCCTCGGTTCCAACGGATCGGGAAAATCGACCACGATGAAGATGCTCACCGGCTTGCTTCCCGCCTCTGAAGGGGACGCAAAGCTGTTCGGCGAAACGGTGAACGCGGGGAGTATTGAGATCCGGAAACGGGTTGGCTACATGTCTCAGGCGTTCTCACTCTATGGAGAGCTGACCGTCCGGCAGAACCTGGCGCTCCATGCCCGCCTTTACCACCTGCCGACGTCCGAGGTCGGGAAGCGTATTTCAGGCCTGGTCGAGCGGTTCGGCCTGGTCGAACATCTCGACCATTTGTCAGACCAGCTTCCGCTGGGGCTGCGGCAGCGTTTGTCGCTGGCCGTCGCCGTTCTGCACGAACCCGAAATCCTGATTCTCGACGAACCGACCTCCGGCGTTGATCCGATCGCGCGAGACGAGTTCTGGGAACTGCTGATCGATCTGTCACGCAAAGACAACGTCACGATCTTCGTCTCGACCCACTTCATGAACGAGGCCTTGCGCTGCGACCGGATCTCGCTGATGCACGCGGGGACTGTGCTCGCCTGTGATACACCGCAGCGACTGATGGAAACCCGGCAGACAGACGATCTGGAAGTGGCGTTCATCTCGTACATTGCCGAAGCGGAAGGGGAACTGGAAACCGCGCGCCAGCAAGCCAACCCGGCGGCCGACGATCACGCCTCGAGGGAACTCGCGGCCGAATCGGTTCCGGGGGGATCGGTGCAACCGGCCGCCCACCAGGTGGGGTCACGCGTGTCGCTGAACCGCATGCTGGCCTACAGCCGTCGCGAGGCGCTGGAAATCCTGCGTGATCCCGTACGTCTGGCGTTTGCGTTCATCGGGTCCGCCTTGCTTATGTTTGTCTTCGGTCTGGGAATTTCCATGGACGTCGAAGACATTCCGTTCGCGGCGATGGATGGGGATGACACCCCCGAGAGTCGTGCTTATATCGCCCAATTTGAAGGTTCCCGGTACTTCCTGCGGCGAGCTCCGGCCGCCAGTGCCGACGAAGTGCACCGACGGTTGATTGCCAACCAGATTCAGGTCGGGATCGAAATCCCTCCCAACTTTGGCCGCGAGGTCAAACGGGGCGGCGTCCCCGAAGTCTTGGCATCGGTGGATGGAGCCAACCCAAGTCGGGCAGAAACCATCAAGCAGTACGTCGAAGGGGTGAACGCGAACAGCGTGTCCGAGTATGCCAGTCTGCAGCCGGAAGGGGGCACCGCCGCGAGCCAGATCTCGGCCGACATTCAAGCCCGATTCATGTACAACCCGACCTTCGAGAGTATTTATGCGATTGTGCCCAGCGTTCCTCCCATCATTCTGATTCTAATCCCGTCGATTCTGATGGCCGTCAGCGTGGTGCGCGAAAAGGAACTCGGATCGATCATCAACTTCTATGTGACTCCCACGCGGAAGGTTGAGTTTCTGCTGGGGAAACAATTGCCCTATGTCGCTATCTCGATTGTGAACTACGTCATTCTGATTCTGATGTCGATCTTTATCTTCGACGTTCCGATCAAGGGCAGTTTCATCGGCCTGACGCTCTGTGCTTTGGCGTATGTGATCGTGACCACAGGGATCGGAATGTTGATCTCGACCTTTACATCGAGTCAGGTCGCTGCCGTGTTTATCACGGCCATTCTGACGATCATTCCGACAATTCAGTTTTCAGGCATGCTGCAACCGGTATCAACACTGGAAGGTTCTGCCAAGATGTTAGGGACGATCTGGCCCACGACTTACTATATGCATGCGAGTGTCGGAGCGTTCACGAAGGGTTTGGGACTGGGGTCGCTGCTGCTGGATCTGGTCGTACTGCTGGCTTTTGTTCCGGTCCTGCTCAGTATCTGTGTGGCGGCCTTACCGGGACAGGAGAAATAATGGGTCGGCACCTGTCAAACATCTTCTGGTTAGGAACGAAAGAGTTTCGCAGTCTGCTGCGTGACCCAGTACTGGTCGCGTTCATCATTCATGCGTTTACGTTCTCGATCATTACCGCTGCCCGAGGGGTCTCGTCCGAAGTCAATAATGCGTCGCTGGCGTTTATCGACGAGAATCATTCGACGCTTTCGCGCGAATTGATCGATGCCTTTTATCCACCCCGTTTCAAGCGACCGGTCGAGATCGCACCGGCGGAAGCCGATACGGGAATGGATCGCGGACTGTATATGTTCGTCGTCGCCATTCCTCCACGTTTTGAAGAGGATCTGATTGCCGGACGCCGGACCGAAATTCAGATCAATATCGACGCGACAGCAATGAGTCAGGCGAGCATCGGAGCAGGTTACATCCGCAACATTATTACTCAGCGGACGTCGTCGTTCCTCCGGCGCACAGACAATCGAGTTTCTGCACCCGTGAATCTCGTCGTCACCAAGGCATTCAATCCGAATGGTGAAACGTCCTGGTTCACCAGCGTCGTCATGATTATTAATCAGATCACGACCATTTCGGTCATTCTGACCGGTGCCGCGCTGATTCGCGAACGGGAGCGGGGGACGCTGGAACACCTGCTGACCATGCCCTTGACCGCCTATGAGATTGCTTTGGCAAAAGTGTGGGCAAACGGTCTGGTGATTCTCTTCGCAGTCGCCACGTCGCTGGGGCTGATCGTGCGAATGACGCTGCATGTGCCGATCGCCGGTTCACCCCTGCTACTCATTTTTGGTGTGGTGCTGTATCTGTTCTTCGCGACCGCCCTGGGGGTCTTTCTCGGGACCCTCGCCCGGTCGATGGCGCAGTTCGCACTGCTGGTCATTCTCACCAACATCGTGCTGCAATTGCTTTCGGGAGGAACCACTCCTGTCGAAAGCCAGCCGGAATGGCTGCGCTACATTACGTTTTTCTTCCCGTCCCGTCACTTTGTGGCGTTCTCCCAGGCGATCATCTTTCGAGGGGCGGGGCTGGAGACCGTGTGGCCTCAGTTCGCAACTGTGGCCGCCATCGGAATCGTTTGCTTTGCTTTCAGCATGTCGCAGTTTCGCCAATCGATCTCCGTCAGCCGATAGCCGGTTCACCCCCAGGGGGGCGTCGGGCCTGGGAAACGTGGCGGAAGGTGGTGTCCAGTTGGACTTCGCTGTCCAATTTCCGAAACCCGTTCGGGGAAATCTGATCTCACCTGGACTGCCTGTATGTGCATGTCGTGTGTGGTATGCTGCGCAAGGTTTCTCTTAACGTATTCAGTGCGTGTAGCTTGCGCTTGTTCAAGCTGCGTGCTGCAAGTTGCCGTCAAATCTGCGCCGACCCGAACCAGGGGTCCTGAAAGACGAAATTATGTTTCTCAAGCGAGTCTCATTCCGATAAACTACCATTCATGGGTGGAGTGAGATTCCTCGATTTCCCTCCTCCGTACTGGTTACCAGTGCGCAATGCATTCAAGAAGAGTTGGTTAAAGCTGTGCGACGAAGTCTACGAAAACCCTGGTCCGTTGCTGTTGCAGTAACAATGATTGGCGCTGTGTCCCTGAGTCTGTTCGGGGCGGTCGATCGTTGTCATGCTGCCGACGATGACTCGTCCGTCGTCACGTTCGAATCCGACATTCAGCCGCTGCTGACGCGCTACGGCTGTAACTCGGGTCCCTGTCACGGCAAATCGCGCGGCCAGAACGGTTTCGCGCTGTCGCTGCTGGGATTCGATTCGGACTTCGACTATGCGGCCCTGGCACGTGAAGGGCGAGGGCGACGAGTATTTCCGGTCGCCGCAAAAGAGAGTCTGCTGCTGAGAAAAGCCGTTGGGCAGATTCCTCATGGTGGCGGCAAACGGTTTGAAATCGACAGTCCTCCTTACAACGAAATTGTCGCCTGGATTCAGGGAGGGATGCTGCGGACTCCGGAGGACGCCCCTCAACTGGTTCGCGTGCAGATTGAACCGTCGAGCTACTCGTTGGGACCCAAAGAGCAATTCGCCCTGCGAGTGATTGCCGAATACTCAAACGGGTTTCGTCGCGATGTGACAGAAGCCAGTGCCTATCAGACCAACGATAAAACGATTGCGGCGATTGCTCCCGCCGGGGACGGCATCGTGCAGGCAGGGCCCATTCCGGGCGAAGCGGCTATCATGGCGCGGTACATGAATCACATTGCCGTCTGCAACGTCACGATTCCTCTGCCGGGGAACGTCCCCGATGAGGCCTACGCGCAGCTTCCGGTGAATAACACCATCGATGAATTGGTATGGAAAAAGCTGAAGCTGCTGGGGATGCTGCCATCGGCTCCCGCGTCTGACGCAACCTTCCTGCGGCGGGCGACGCTGCGGATCATTGGACGAATTCCGACGCAGGAAGAAACCAAAGCATTTCTGGCTGACACGAATCCGGATAAGAAACGGATCCTGATCGACAGTCTGCTGGAACGGCCCGAATACGGAGATTTCTGGGCCAACAAGTGGGCCGACCTGCTGCGTCCCAACCCTTACCGGGCAGGGATCAAATCGGTCTGGAACCTCGATGCCTGGCTTCGCGAAGCTTTCCGCCAGAACATTCCCTACGACCAGTTTGTCCGTGAACTGCTGACCGCTCAGGGAAGCACCTGGAATAACGGAGCGACGGTCATTTTCCGCGACCGTCCTGAATCGATCGAGATTGCCTCGTCTGTCAGCCAGTTATTTCTGGGAGTGCGGCTGGAATGTGCCAAGTGCCACCACCATCCGTTTGAAGTCTGGAGCCAGGATGATTTCTATGGCTTTGCCTCCTTCTTCTCTCGGGTTGGCCGCAAGGGAGAAGGCCTGTCACCCCCGATTTCGGGTGGTGAGGAGGTCATTTTCACGAGGCCTTCCGGTCAACTGCTACATGGTCGCACGGGATTGCCGGTCGCTCCGAAAACATTGACGGGTGTTCCCCTGACCCTGGGGCCGGAAGATGATCCGCGTGAAGTCCTCGCGGCCTGGATTACGGATTCGTCCAATCCCTACTTCCCCAAAGTTATGGCGAATCGGATCTGGTCTGAAATCATGGGGCGAGGGCTGGTTGATCCAGTCGACGACCTGCGAGCCACCAATCCGGCCACGAACGAAGCATTGCTCGAACATCTTTCGCGGGAGTTCCAGCAGCAGGGCTACGATATTAAGAAGCTGATCCGCACGATCGCGAACTCGTACGTCTTCGGGTTGAGTTCTGTTCCGACCGAGCGGAATGTCTCTGATGTCAAAAACTTTTCACGGTATTACCGTCAACGGATGCGGGCCGAGGTCTTGCTGGACGCCGTGAACGATGTGCTGGGAGTCGAAGAAGAATTCTCGGCCATGCCGCCGGGGTCACGGGCCATGCAGTTGTGGACTTACCGGGCTTCATCGGTCTTCCTGGATACCTTCGGTCGGCCGGATTTGAACCAGGATCCCCCCTGCGAACGGTCATCCGAATCGACAACTCCTCAGATTCTGCATTTAATGAATTCACCGGCTTTGAATCGAAAGCTGAGTGTTGATACAGCTCGACCTGCGAAGCTGGCCGCCAGCGACAAGTCGAACGCTGAGATTGTCGATGAGTTATATCTGCTGATTTACAACCGCAACCCGAGAGAAGAAGAACGATTGGCGGCGCTAGAGTATCTGCCCGAAGGAGATCAACGACGACGCGCGATCGAGGATCTGTTCTGGACGCTGATCAACACACCCGAGTTCTCGTTTATCGACTGAACTGACTGATTAAAAAGAACATCGGATAAGCCAGACACGAGAGAAGGAACCCTACATCCATGACGATCAATCGAAACTGCGAAGGTATGAAACGTCGCGACTGCCTGAAGCTCGGTTTGGGCAGCCTGTTTGCTGGCGGATTCGTCGATGCACTGCGGGCCCGCGTAGGGGCCCATGATGGTGCCTCCGCAATCGCACCGGCGAAGACCAGTTGTATTCTGGTCTGGCTGGATGGCGGCCCCAGTCACTTCGAAACCTTCGATCCCAAGCCAGATGCTCCGTCAGAAATTCGCGGCGATTTCCAGCCGATCCAGACCAAGATTCCCGGTGTCCTGTTCTCGGAGAATATGACGCGACTGGCCGCCATCAGCGACAAGCTGACGGTCATTCGCTCGGTTCGTCATGACCAGAACAATCATGGTGCGGGTAACCATTACATGACGACGGGGGCTCCGACCCGAATCCCCGTCAGTTGTGGTGCGTTCGTCAGTTTCCATCCCAGCATGGGATCGGTTGTGTCGTATGAACGAGGAGCGAAAGACGGACTGCCACCGTACTTCTCACTGCCGGAAATGGCCCGTTCAGGGGGACCCAACTTTCTGGGGGCTCGTCATGCTCCCTTCGTGATCAGCGACGATCCCAACAACGAGAAGTTCAGCGTTCGCGATGTCACGATTCCTCGTGATCTGGAAGATGCTCGAGCGTTAAGTCGACGCAGCATGCGGGCCAGGCTGGACCAGTTCGTCCGTTATCACCATGAAGCGGCCGGGGATCCGGTCGTGGGGACCGACGAGAACTTCCAGCAGGCTGTCTCGCTGATGACATCGGACGTCGCCCAGCGGGCGTTCGAAATCCATCGTGAATCCGATGAAGTGCGACAGGCCTACGGTCGCAACTCGTTCGGTCAGCAGGCACTGCTCGCACGCCGCTTGATCGAAGCGGGAGTCCCCTTTGTCACCGTTTACAACGGGGGATGGGACCATCACTCAGATATTTTCCCCGCTTTCCGAAAGAAGGGGCAGAATCTGGATTCAGTCGTTGCCACGCTGATCGATGACCTGGATCAACGTGGTATGCTCGAAACGACGCTCGTTCTCGTCATGGGAGAATTCGGACGTACTCCGGCGATCTCCACCTTGCCGGGATCGACGACACCGGGCCGTGATCACTGGTCGAGTGCCATCTCGATCCTTGCAGCCGGTTGCGGGACTCCTCGCGGTCAGGTCATCGGAGCGACCGACCCACGCGGTTACGCGGCCGTGGAAAAGGTGTACGCACCTGAGAATCTGGTTTCCAGCGTCTATCTCAAGATGGGAATCGATCCGGACAAGATCCTTTACAACGGTGCAGGTCGGCCAACACACCTGGTCAGCGATTCTCGCCCCATCGCGGAATTGATGTAATTGAATCGGACTGGGGCAACCTGTCGGTGAGGACGAGTGACTGTTATGACCTGTCGGTATCGCGATCCTGCTCAGCGTTTTTTGTCGAATCAAACTCGAACTTCGTGCGGAAGTCGGCTCGGAAAAGCCAGTCAGAGGTTTTTCCTGGGGGCCTGCCTGGGCCTGGCTTTTTGCTTCGCCCCGGCGGCGGAGGCGGCCCCACCGACACTGACGCACCTGTTTCCGGCAGGGGGCCAGCGCGGATCGAAGGTGGTTGTCACCAGTGCCGGCACGTACAACTGGCCGGGAGTAAAGATCTGGGCTCCGGGGGTTGAAGCGGTACCGACAGCCGAGTCGGGCAAGATCGAGATCACGATCCCGGCTGACCTGATGGCCGACCGGGTCTGGATTCGTTATTACGACGCGGAAGGAGCTTCGGCTGTTGCTCCATTCCTGATCGGCAGTCATCCTGAACTCACCGAGACCGAGCCGAATAATCGATTGGGGGACGCGACGAAGGTCGAGCAGCTTCCCATGACGGTGAACGCCGCTCTGAAGGATGGGGCAGATGTCGACAGTTATGCCGTTCAATTGACCGCAGGTCAGACGCTGGTTGC is from Schlesneria sp. DSM 10557 and encodes:
- a CDS encoding DUF1501 domain-containing protein; translated protein: MTINRNCEGMKRRDCLKLGLGSLFAGGFVDALRARVGAHDGASAIAPAKTSCILVWLDGGPSHFETFDPKPDAPSEIRGDFQPIQTKIPGVLFSENMTRLAAISDKLTVIRSVRHDQNNHGAGNHYMTTGAPTRIPVSCGAFVSFHPSMGSVVSYERGAKDGLPPYFSLPEMARSGGPNFLGARHAPFVISDDPNNEKFSVRDVTIPRDLEDARALSRRSMRARLDQFVRYHHEAAGDPVVGTDENFQQAVSLMTSDVAQRAFEIHRESDEVRQAYGRNSFGQQALLARRLIEAGVPFVTVYNGGWDHHSDIFPAFRKKGQNLDSVVATLIDDLDQRGMLETTLVLVMGEFGRTPAISTLPGSTTPGRDHWSSAISILAAGCGTPRGQVIGATDPRGYAAVEKVYAPENLVSSVYLKMGIDPDKILYNGAGRPTHLVSDSRPIAELM
- a CDS encoding DUF1549 and DUF1553 domain-containing protein; protein product: MSLSLFGAVDRCHAADDDSSVVTFESDIQPLLTRYGCNSGPCHGKSRGQNGFALSLLGFDSDFDYAALAREGRGRRVFPVAAKESLLLRKAVGQIPHGGGKRFEIDSPPYNEIVAWIQGGMLRTPEDAPQLVRVQIEPSSYSLGPKEQFALRVIAEYSNGFRRDVTEASAYQTNDKTIAAIAPAGDGIVQAGPIPGEAAIMARYMNHIAVCNVTIPLPGNVPDEAYAQLPVNNTIDELVWKKLKLLGMLPSAPASDATFLRRATLRIIGRIPTQEETKAFLADTNPDKKRILIDSLLERPEYGDFWANKWADLLRPNPYRAGIKSVWNLDAWLREAFRQNIPYDQFVRELLTAQGSTWNNGATVIFRDRPESIEIASSVSQLFLGVRLECAKCHHHPFEVWSQDDFYGFASFFSRVGRKGEGLSPPISGGEEVIFTRPSGQLLHGRTGLPVAPKTLTGVPLTLGPEDDPREVLAAWITDSSNPYFPKVMANRIWSEIMGRGLVDPVDDLRATNPATNEALLEHLSREFQQQGYDIKKLIRTIANSYVFGLSSVPTERNVSDVKNFSRYYRQRMRAEVLLDAVNDVLGVEEEFSAMPPGSRAMQLWTYRASSVFLDTFGRPDLNQDPPCERSSESTTPQILHLMNSPALNRKLSVDTARPAKLAASDKSNAEIVDELYLLIYNRNPREEERLAALEYLPEGDQRRRAIEDLFWTLINTPEFSFID